A segment of the Fusarium musae strain F31 chromosome 2, whole genome shotgun sequence genome:
tttactaatttaaagattttaataataattattactaagatcttaataccttaactattaagcttattaaagatattagtaagtattttttttttattaaattaatttaagctaactttagtaataattaagctataatttttattagtttactttaaaggctacttaaattaaagtttatcttttaactaaatattaataagtcttaatagACTCTTATTAGGCTTAAAGCTTGCCTTAATTACCTaaaaatatatcttattaattatatatttagaaaTACCTATAAAGTAGTagatttaagttatagttttcttttttttactaagtgcttttaatattattactaaagcttaagttataatatctatatatatatatatagtatcttttttattagttaaagaGGGgaaaaatagtataaaaattacttataaagggTAACTAATAAAATCAGTAGGGAtaccttatttaactttataaggGTGGTTGCTAATCCCTCTTAGCCGGCAAAGACTTTTAAGACCGACCTCTGTACCTTACCAAGGTACTATACCTTAGCTTGAGTACTAGGAAACCCCTGTACTTATAAGCTCCCTCTAGTTACCTACGGTTGAAGGCCACACCACGCCACCTTACTTCGTTTTAACGAGGTGCCTCCCAACAGCTGTATTGCTATTGGAAGCTCCCCATAATCTGTATGATCCAGCAGGCCACGgcgcttgagaagaagagacccTCTTCCCCTCTTGATTGTCCTTTCCCCCTTTTCTCTTAcaattttttttcttcattGATGCGCTTTTGTTCTTTACAAAGAATCTTGTTTATCGCTTTTCCACTCTTCTGAGACCAACAACAGAGTTTTGTACCTGACGCGGCCGTTTCTGCGACCTACTTTCCTGGACCCCTCAATCAGGTACGAACAAGCACAACCAACGCCACGGGAGATAGAAGGCACTAACGACAaatctaggtacctacataCTTTACCTGTACGTACGCACAAGCCCACGTCACTTCAGCCGATACAGCCCAAACGGTCGAACCCCGCTCAGCCAACAACTCAAACAAGATAAACCTAGACGGCACATCACCCAAGAGTTTTGTTGACCTCCTCTCAAGTTTGTACTTGTTGATCAAGAACAGGCCAGCTACCGCGGCCTCCTTTGTGCCTCGTCATCTgcgtcatcaagctcaaacaGGACGTTCTGTTGCTCGCTCACTTACCCCGCCAAGCTTGGGCAACTCCCATATCGCATATCGCATACTGTCGCACATTTCGCTTCCGTATCTTCCGTCGCTTATTAGATCCTCCGTCGTATATCAGGATGGAGCGCAGTCGTGGTGTTCCAGATGAGGAGATGTTTCTCAGCAAGCCTGCCCCTGAAGACTGCGATAGCCCTACCGTTGAACCTTTGCGCATATTCAAGCCTCAGAGCCCCCAACCCGCAAAAGATGGCAGATCATCTGCTTTCCGATATCCTGCGCCTCCTTCGTCCACATCTCCCGCCTCTAAGCActcttttcctttacctCCTGGTGCTTCCAGCTCTGCGGCTCCCTTGCCGTTCccggacgacgacgacgttCGCAAACCAACTCCTGCGAAGCCCTTCGGCTCTGCATACAACGACACCAGCCCTCGACTAGAAACTAGCCCACTAGGAAAGAAACCTGGTCTCGCTGAGCGAAGAGGAGCTGCTCCAAAACCTATCAGCTCTCCCACAAGTCCTGACGCCGACACCGATCTTTTCCAACGTCCTCTGGCCGATAGCCACCGCCCTGgctcctccaacaacaatTATCCCAGCTATCAAAAAACGTACTATCCGCCGCCTGGTGCTGCATCCGGCTCATCAAGCAATGCACCGGCCCAGCCTGCCGCTGTCCAGCAACTCAAGATGCACGACCAAGGAGTAAATCGCTTTGCTTCAACTGCCTCGACTTCAACGACCCGGGCAAGCCGTGGCTCGCCCCCTCCTCCCGAAACCCCGATTGTCGAGCCAGGACAGGCGCCAGCTGATGCTATTGAGGCCCGTTATGCCGCCGCTGGTATCTCTGGAACTGCTACCCTTAATAGCCTGGGCGCCCCCAGTGCGGCCGCTTCCCAGAGACTCGCGCAGTATGGAAaccagcctcctcctcaacgacCATGGACACCGACCGAGACTCCAGACCAAGCACCATCCGGTCCTCCGACTGTGTACCAGGGCATGAATGCTATCTCGAGTCCGGCACAATCACATCAATCGTTTAGTCCTCCCCCACAACCcgaacagcaacaacaacaaaagccacagccacaagGGCAAGGACAGGGCCAGGCGCAAGTCAGTGTGTTGGAGCAAGACTTCCAACGTATGAACACCAACTCGCCCCCTCCTGCATACTCGAGTCTCAACCCTGGTGGAAACTCGTCCTATCCTAACGAGAAGCAACGGCCCCAGCAAGCCGGCTCAAGTTCTGCCGGTACTCAACCCAACCAGCAGGCGACTGCATCGACAGCGCCAACGAAGGCCGCCGCAGTAGCTGCAGCCTCAACTGTTGCTGGTGGACTTGCTTCACCTGCTCTTCAGCACCCAGGCCATCCTGCGTTTGCCAACGACCCTCACCCTGCGTTTGCGAATGAACCGCACCCTGAGCAGAATGGGCAACCGTCTAAACAGCAAGTCGTTGCCCCTGCCCAAACCTTTGAACCCCAAAACCCTGCCTCACCTCCACCTTTGCCTGAGGGATGGATTGCCCATTTGGATCAGAATTCCGGGCAATACTATTATATCCATCTGGCATCTCAAGCTACGCAGTGGGAGTTCCCAAAGGGACCAAACCCTATATCTCACGAACAAGCTCCTCTCTCGCCGACCGCTTCGACTTATGGAAACCCTTTGGCATCGCCGATGTTTGGCAAGCAAGCCATGGCCTCCCCGATGTTCCCACCGCATACCCCTGGTTATGCTGAGAGCATCATGAGTGTGGCGGCTTCAGCAACACCCACAGCCGCCGGATTCACCGGTCCTCCACCGAGCGCGGGGGTTGATATGTACAGGATTCAACCTACGAATGGCGTTTATTTTGGCCCCTACCTGCGATATGTTAACATGGATATCGAGAAGGGCCTTTGGCTGGGTAGTATTCTGATTGTAACAGATGCTCCTCAACCACCCACAATCCATATTCACCTGAGCCACGACCTGGCACCCAATCCACGACAAGCTGAGCCTCGCCCAATTTTCACACACCAGAGATGgaagttttataagtatGATCTGGAACTGCCCATGTCCGAGGCTGGTACTGAGCGTTGGACATACGCAGTTACCTCCCACCTTGGCTGCACACGCTATGAATTCGTCGTGGCTGGGCGTCAAGAGACTAGCTGGCGCTTTATTGCCCACTCCGGCAACGATTTCGCTGCGGGCACTTCACAGAACGAGCGAGCTAAGCTTGGCGGGGTTGGATTCATGTGGAAGGACGTCCTGCAGAAGAATGTCGATTGTGGTGGCTTTCATGTTCAGTTAGGGTTGGGAGACCAGATCTACGGTGATCGTTTGTGGAAAGAAGTCCCTCTCCTCAAGCAGTGGCTTGCCATGAGTGGACgtgacaacaagaagaatgtcCAGTGGACAGCGCGACATGAAGAGGATGTCGCACACGCATACTTCCACTACTACACCAGCCACTTTGATCAACCGTTCCTTCGTGAGGCGTTTGCGCAAATTCCCCATGTTCTGCAGATTGATGACCACGATATGTAAGTGCACTGCTATCATTCAGGTTGTTACATATACTGACCCGTATAGTTTTGATGGATATGGCTCATACCCAGACTATATGCAATCTTCACCCATGTTCAAGAACATTGGAAGAATTGCGACAGAGATGTACCTGTTGTTTCAGCACCATACCACTGTCGAGATGCTACGGAACGTCAGCACCGATCACGACATATTCACCATCACTGGGACTGGTTGGCATTTCGTGAAGTACCTCGGACCGGCTGTGGTGGTTGTTGGTCCTGACTGTCGATCCGAGCGCACCCAAGCCCAAGTAATGGCAGGCCCGACGTACCAAGGGATTTTCCCTAAAGTCGCTACACTCCCCCCCAGCGTGCAGCATTGTATCTGGATGATCTCGGTACCACTTGTGTATCCACGCCTGGACACTGTGGAGAGCCTTGCCAACACAATGGCTGCCGGCAAAAAGGCAGTCAACACAACTTACAACATCCTGGGTAAGGTCACGAGCTCGGTTGCAGGCGTAGTCGGCGGCAAAGATGTGGTTGCACAAGGCTTCTCGCAGGTGAAGAAGGCCGTCGGAAAAACTGGTCTCATGGGTAATGTCTTGAACCAGTTTGGCGAGCTTGACATTCAAGAAGTGCTCAAGGATATGTGGACTCACGACACCAAGGACCTAGAGAGAACCTACCTGATCCGAACTCTGCAAGGCATTTCACAACAGAAGGGAATTAGAATGACCTTCCTCTCTGGAGGCAAGTTGACTATTACATATCAGTTTTTGGGGTTCTCAGGCTAACATTTCCGCAGACGTCAATGCCTCAGGAGCTGGGTTGGTTCATGACCCCACGCACCCAGGTGATCACAAGACCATGTACCAGATCATCTCATCCCCTATCGTGGCGGCACCTCAAAGCAACTATGTGCTCAAGATGCTGCACAACCAAAAGACGCTTTACGTACCTCAAAATGGCAAGAAGTCAACGCACGAGGTGTCAGACACAAAAGAAGATATGATGGAGATCTTCCATTCCGATGCTAGTGGTGCCGCAAGAGAGCTCAAAAAGCTCATGGGTCGTCGAAACTACGTCGCCTTTGTTTCATACGACCAGGACGCAGCGGCAGCAGTGCCCCAGACACCGTTCAGCCCTAACCCCAGCCTGAACGGTTCGCAACAGGGCCTGTCCAAGGTGAGCCTGGCTGTCGACTTTGTTGTTCAGGGTGACGGAGCGTTCACGGCACCAACAAAATATGGTCCTGTTATCATCCCTCATTTGGAATATGGACGATGATTCAGTAGGTGGTAGTTGGATTCTTTGGTAAGGGTACTGATTGGATTTCGCCATTTATATTGCACATATAGCGTTTCTACGATACTACGAAGACATATATATACCTTGTTTATTTTTAGTTTGTCGAGCTTAGCAGCATTATACGGGCACGAGACGGATCGACTTTATACACATTTGGCAAAATATTCATGAAAACATTGCATGTTTCTTGGTCTCGTTTCTATTTTGTATATATGCTTTTGAATCTCATTCCAACGCCCAAATATGTATTTAGAGATCGAAGAGTTCCTTGAGGATACGCATGGTGTCCTCAGGTCCGGTGACGGAGTGGCCAGTTGTCCTAGAGTCGGTGTAAATCTCATAGTCGTTGCCGCCCTCGAATGTCTTGTCGCCAAAGAAGTGGATGGTTTTGTAGGCAATACCGtcaggcttcttggcctcgttcTCAAGGTGCTGGAGGCAGTAGGTCTTATCCCACCCGGTGGGGAACACATCGAAGGAAATCTGGCCACCAATGGAGAAGCTTTTCAGAGAATGTCAGAGATCAGAGCGTGCCATGGGGAATTAGGGATCGTAACGTACGTGAGGCCGAGGTGGCCGAATCGCTCCTTGAGAATAGCGACAAACTTCTCCCGGACCTTTGCGTCCTTGTCGAACGCCTCAAAGTCGTTTCGCTCCTGAGTGCTGGCATTACGACCGACAGGGCTAATGTTGATCATTCCATTGCGGAATTCAATGAAGGTGCCGCGCTTGACGGGGATATCGAGATCAGCAACGTAGTGGAGGACGAAGTTGGCAAGCTCCTTGTACTGCTCCTCGCCAATGAACTTGATAAAGGAGTTGGACTCGAGGGGTTCGCCGAGCTTGAAGGCAGTCAAGCCGTTCTCGGAGAAGCAAAAGTCGAAGAGGGCGGTGACGGGCTGT
Coding sequences within it:
- the PMM1 gene encoding Phosphomannomutase 1 (BUSCO:EOG09263YFH), translated to MALASPPSYTPLQERPLKDTICLFDVDGTLTPARLDASPEILDILQKLRSKCAIGYVGGSDFAKQQEQLGKPAGQPVTALFDFCFSENGLTAFKLGEPLESNSFIKFIGEEQYKELANFVLHYVADLDIPVKRGTFIEFRNGMINISPVGRNASTQERNDFEAFDKDAKVREKFVAILKERFGHLGLTFSIGGQISFDVFPTGWDKTYCLQHLENEAKKPDGIAYKTIHFFGDKTFEGGNDYEIYTDSRTTGHSVTGPEDTMRILKELFDL
- a CDS encoding hypothetical protein (EggNog:ENOG41); protein product: MERSRGVPDEEMFLSKPAPEDCDSPTVEPLRIFKPQSPQPAKDGRSSAFRYPAPPSSTSPASKHSFPLPPGASSSAAPLPFPDDDDVRKPTPAKPFGSAYNDTSPRLETSPLGKKPGLAERRGAAPKPISSPTSPDADTDLFQRPLADSHRPGSSNNNYPSYQKTYYPPPGAASGSSSNAPAQPAAVQQLKMHDQGVNRFASTASTSTTRASRGSPPPPETPIVEPGQAPADAIEARYAAAGISGTATLNSLGAPSAAASQRLAQYGNQPPPQRPWTPTETPDQAPSGPPTVYQGMNAISSPAQSHQSFSPPPQPEQQQQQKPQPQGQGQGQAQVSVLEQDFQRMNTNSPPPAYSSLNPGGNSSYPNEKQRPQQAGSSSAGTQPNQQATASTAPTKAAAVAAASTVAGGLASPALQHPGHPAFANDPHPAFANEPHPEQNGQPSKQQVVAPAQTFEPQNPASPPPLPEGWIAHLDQNSGQYYYIHLASQATQWEFPKGPNPISHEQAPLSPTASTYGNPLASPMFGKQAMASPMFPPHTPGYAESIMSVAASATPTAAGFTGPPPSAGVDMYRIQPTNGVYFGPYLRYVNMDIEKGLWLGSILIVTDAPQPPTIHIHLSHDLAPNPRQAEPRPIFTHQRWKFYKYDLELPMSEAGTERWTYAVTSHLGCTRYEFVVAGRQETSWRFIAHSGNDFAAGTSQNERAKLGGVGFMWKDVLQKNVDCGGFHVQLGLGDQIYGDRLWKEVPLLKQWLAMSGRDNKKNVQWTARHEEDVAHAYFHYYTSHFDQPFLREAFAQIPHVLQIDDHDIFDGYGSYPDYMQSSPMFKNIGRIATEMYLLFQHHTTVEMLRNVSTDHDIFTITGTGWHFVKYLGPAVVVVGPDCRSERTQAQVMAGPTYQGIFPKVATLPPSVQHCIWMISVPLVYPRLDTVESLANTMAAGKKAVNTTYNILGKVTSSVAGVVGGKDVVAQGFSQVKKAVGKTGLMGNVLNQFGELDIQEVLKDMWTHDTKDLERTYLIRTLQGISQQKGIRMTFLSGGNFWGSQANISADVNASGAGLVHDPTHPGDHKTMYQIISSPIVAAPQSNYVLKMLHNQKTLYVPQNGKKSTHEVSDTKEDMMEIFHSDASGAARELKKLMGRRNYVAFVSYDQDAAAAVPQTPFSPNPSLNGSQQGLSKVSLAVDFVVQGDGAFTAPTKYGPVIIPHLEYGR